The Penicillium digitatum chromosome 6, complete sequence genome contains the following window.
GGCTGATGATAGGCCTAATCTTGGATTAACACAAAACTGCGATTGCCATACGTGTTTAGCGAAGAatgtatgaaaaaaaaaattatcaCGATAGCCGACGGATGATTGTTGACCACATGTGTGTCATCGAGGGGTGGAAAGTTTGAGATGGAAATGACAGGGGGTGTGGGCCAATGGTGAGGGGGAAAGACACCCAGCACCTCAAAAAATGGGGAGAATCACAGTGTATCCTTGAGCCACTTACCTAGGGAAAATGAACTACAATATGATGAAGGatagaaagaagaggaagaggaagatgaagacaaggaagaaaaggaatgTGAAAAAGGGGAATCTAAGGGATAATGTTTTCGCATCTGGTTTCTCTTCCCGGTTAGTGTGCATGAAGCACTTGCGGGGTGGGAATCTCCACCAAATATTATtagaacaaaaagaaattgaaaataTCAAAATGTAAGGGAAAGGCAAGAAACTGGggtattaaaaaaaagatttcAATACCAAAAAGAGAGATCTTACTATAGATTCTGAGTCCACTGTCTCTATCCAGAGCACTTTCTTAGATCCAGAAGTCCAAGGTTGAGAACGGGATGACGAATGTGCCGCTGCAATAGTGGAGCTTCTAAGATCTTCAAGACGGCTCTTAGGAAATTGCCTCTGTTGTAGGGAGAGGGGAGATatgaagaaaaaaggggACTGTGAGGAAATGCTCTTCTTTAAAAGCTCCGGGTCAGGCACCTGTGTAACCCGTTCATCCAGGTATATATCTCTCCACGCGCAACCGCCCGGTGACCCCATAACCTTCTTCCAAGGGCCAGACCTAACctcagaaaagaaaaatgacTTCTTCAGGTCTCAAATTGAGATAATCCAGTTTTAATGAAGTGGGCGTGGGTGTGTCCAGAGTGAAAATGGGTAAATATCCCCGTCCATTTGCGAGTGATTGACCAGGGTCATGCGACAAGCTGGTCATTTCTGATTTGCACGCGTCTTGACTCAATGCAGTGACGTCCTAACTACCCATGTCATCCGTCTCCTTCTACTAAAGCTAAGCAATCCCGAAGCTGCGATAGGAGATTCCTTCCAGCCAACCAAGTTCCCGACCCACAACGACCCCTTAGCCGGAACAGTGACGCACTTGACTACAAGGCTGCAGAATTGGTTATCTTTAGAACAGGATTGATTTCCATCTTCAAAGGGGGTTCTTATGTTGTCTTTGGGTTGAGCCATAATTTTCCTAGGCACAGAGTGACAACTGATGATCCGCTAGAGCCACAAGCTGATCAAAGGCACAAAAAGCACTTCGTAAATTAGGGCAACGTACTCCGTCCTCCATACTCATTTATTCAGTCTTGATTTGGCGAGCTGCAGAAAGGGCTGGCTTTGATTTAATCACCGCGTACTTTGCCCAGATGCATGCATATCTAGAGATGATTTCTAAACCAGACGCTTTTATAATTAAACACCCGTGTGGCATAACATCGTAATACTAACAAGTAAACACCCCATGCCTGATGGATGGTAAAATCGAGGTAGTAAGTTTCGGCAGCTTTATCCTTTGCCCCTGCCTAATGGGAGGTTTGTGCCCTCTTAGAGCTTTCtgctgtactccgtactacaTGAGGAAGCGGGTGAAACTTACTAGCGAGGAGTCTGTAGTCCCAATTCAAATTCTAGTTCCAAGTCCATaagggggggaaaaaaaggagttcATGGCCTCGGCCCCTCGCCCCCACCACGGATATTATCTGACGCAGTGAAATCGACCTGAGAATCTGATTCGGAATATTTCCCATCTCAAAAGGCCCGAAACTGCACAAAATGGCAACAAAACAGGCGGGCCTTCTTTCCCACGGCCCTCAACCATCTAACGCGACAAAGCTACGTGTCAACATCCCTCCAGAGCTCCGACAATTTCCAAAGTTGAAATCAAATTCAacctctccctctccccaAACGATCGATGATCAAAAGAGAGTAACTAACCGGTATAATCTCAAACTTGACTGGCCCACACATCCACGGAAGTCAACTACTTTGTTATTCCGACCTAGTGCTAACCGACACATGTCACCATTCATACTGTCGGTTGGCATCCAAATTGTGGAGAATCACTCGACAGCCTGGTGTAAGGAGGGTTTGAGTCGCATACAGTGGCTTACAGGCGTCGAATAAGGCGGGCTTAGCGGCGGCTTGCTGCATGGAGTTTCGGGCAGAGGGGATTCTCTAATGGAATAGTGTGGTACCCGATGCGGGTGCGCGGGGCTAGGTGGGTTGTTTGTTAGTGGGTCGTAGTATGGGTTTACTGTGCGCTAGGAAAGTGGGCTGATCTACTTCGTCCTCCGTACAGCGCATCGATCTAACACTCGGACTGGAGTTATTGGGCTGACAGCAAGCGGGAAGCCGGGGTGCCCTAGCAAAGTGTCCCGCTTCCACTACCGAACAATCTGGATCATGCTGAGTCTAGACTGTCGCTTTGTTCGAAGCTGTACGCCGTTACGAGATACCCACCACACCAGCAGAATTTCATAAAATGGCCGAGACAACCCAACAAGCATGTGGGACCAACATTTGCCCATTTTTTGGATTATTGGAAGCGTAGGGGTCAGAATGTTAACACCCAATACATACCGTGCGTGGTTGGAGGTTGCTTCTGCAGCTGTGGGGAAGTTTGGGTGGACATCTCCGAGTAGCAGCATGTCCATCGTGTCCATCGTGTCCATCGTGCCCATTGTGCCCATCTGGTTAACATCTGATGCCCAAAATCCGAAGACGATAAAACTGATCCATTACGTGTATCTAAGCGACCAGTAAGACATTATGTTCAACATGAGTTGGAAATGTTTCTTGAAATAGAGCATTGACACGACATAGACTATTAACATACGAGCCAGAGCTAGCACAAGAACAGTGAAGTGAAGCCTCAGATTCGCAACAGAAACCCCCACTGCAGATTGCATATTTATGTCCAGATCTAGGTTCATCTTCCCGCGCCTATCGTCGATGCAGCTAGTCTAAGAATGCTCCAGTCGTGAACGCCGACACAATAGTGGCCCCGCCCCATGCGAGAAATGAACAACCTATCTGTCCGCTGTGATAGTCATACACATCATACATTACACTCGAGATGCTTTGTCATGGAAGCATAGGAACTGCAATAGCTATTGTCAACGATCATCAAGACCAGGTGGGATCCTAGACCAGCGAGGGTAAAAGACAGGATGGGCAGAGGGTTGCTTAGTCTGGATTTTGTACTGTTGATTGCTACTCGGAGTTCCAAGTTGAACGCTACTTTCTGGTGAATCAACCTGTAGCGGGTGATTTTCTGCGTGTCTAACTGATGAGGGTCTACGGGTAATAGGGGAATAGTTTTAGGAGCTTTGGGTAGCCCAAAAGCCAGTGTCCTTGAGTGAGGACTACCTGGCACGGATAAGCTCCTATGGTCGTTGCGAGTGCGGACTAACTTTCTTAAATGATCAAACCTGTATGGGCTGATATTGGCGAGAATTCCTTTGCAGATATTTGGAATAGTGCACGAGATGACTTTTGCGTCTTATAGCCGCCAATCGCACAGAGACGGTGGAAGGATAGACTCCTTACTTCATATAATAGTTGGTGGAAGCCAAGGTTCTTCGAGTCTTTGGGCCCTATCCGTCCTGAAACCCCTTCATACTTCATATTGGGATATAGGGTAGATTGAATTTTAGCTTGCGCTATTTTCTTCGCCCTGAACGAAAGAAGCATACATATATATGTGTAGCCCAGTAGTAAGTTTGTCAAATATACAGCGAATCGTTATTGATGCACTCTATTTGCATACAAAAAGTTTAAATGCGGCCCAGACACCCCAGACATGCCTACCTTGATAAAGGGAGAGACGTATACGACTCAGCTCCAAATGAACAAGATAGCAGTAAGAAGCATCAAAGGAAGGCTTTCGCGGGGTTAGGCACGGTCACCTGACAGTTCTTTAAATGAACCAATAGGAGTGCCCACTGATAGCGGGATTTCTGACTCATCCCGCGATACTGCTGGAGGGGCAACAGAAGAAATTCACCACATCCCGAACCATAAAATAAAGTGAGGACCGGCCTTTGATTGCAGCAATTGAGAAAACTAAACTGACAAATTTCTAACGGAAGAAATAACCATGGCCAACGAAGCAACCCAGCCTCCGGCACTCAACTCGTTGAGCATCAATGAGAAAACCTCGGACAGCAAGGCCATTGGCCAGATCGTCACGCCCTTCGATGTCTCCGGCGGGGTTGATGAATCTGGCAAGCTGCTGCCAGTCGACTATGAGAAGCTCACCAGGGAGTTTGGAGCCACCCCCATCAATGCAGCTCTACTGGAACGATTTGAGAAAGTGACAGGTCATCGGCCACACCGTTTCATGCGCCGGAGTATTGTGTTCAGTCACCGTGATCTGTCGAAAATTCTGGACAAGCATGAGAAGGGTGAGCCATTCTTCCTCTACACTGGTCGTGGGCCGAGTAGCGACAGCATGCACGTTGGACACACCGTGCCGTTCGAGTTCACCAAGTATGTCTAGTCTCGATGACCGCCTGCGTAGATACCGGAAACTGACTTAAATATAGATGGCTCCAGGATGTCTTCGATGTGCCGCTTGTCATCATGATGACCGACGACGAGAAGTTTATGCACTCTCAGaagattgagattgaggaCTCCAAGAGATACACAAAAGCAAACGCCAAGGATATCATTGCTGTTGGATTTGATATGAAGAAAACCTTTATCTTCAGTGATTTCGAATTCATCGGTGGTGCTTTCTACGAGAACATGTGCCGGATGGCAAAGAGAATTACAATCAATTCGGTCAAAGGCACATTCGGGTTTAACGACAGCAACAACATTGGCGAGTTCCACTTCTGTGCCACCCAGTCCGCTGCGGCCTTCTCTACCAGTTTCCCACACATTTTCGGCACTGAGAGGAAGAAGGTGGCATCGATTCCTTGCTTGATTCCATGCGCCATTGACCAAGACCCCTACTTCCGCCAGTGCCGTGAACATGCGGAGAAGATGAAGTACAAAAAGCCATCCCTCATCCACTCTATCTTCCTTCCCGCCCTCCAGGGTCCTGGATCCAAGATGTCCGCCAGTGTAGACAGCTCCGCCATTTTCATGAGCGACACGCCTAACAAGATCAAGAACAAAATCAACAAGCACGCTTTCTCCGGTGGCCAGGACACTGCGGAATTGCACCGCGAGCTGGGTGGCAACACCAAGAACGATGTCCCATTCCAGTACTTGTCATTCTTCCTCGAGGACGACGAGGAACTGGAGCGCATCCGTACCGATTACGAGGCTGGAAAGATGATGACCGGCGAGATCAAGCAGAAGTGTATTGCTGAGCTTCAGGCTTATGTTCAAGGGTTCCAGGAGCGCAGGGCACAGGTAACGGATGAAATCATGGCCGAGTACATGCGTCCTCGCCCTCTGGAGTGGAAGGGGAATCCCAACCCAGTGGTGGTCGAGAAGGCTAAGAAATAGGACTGGAGGAGGCAGGCATTTTCCGGAGCAATCGAGTTCAAAATTACGTATGATTTCATAGCCTTTTTCATCAATTTACCAACACCATTCAAACATCGACTAGTCCACATATGTGGCCATCAAAGTAGGTGTATCAGTACATACTGTGTAACGTGGAAAGTTCTCACTTGGCTATGACCTGGCCTCGAAAAAACCCCCTTACGCCGTTGCTCAACCAACACAACTCGCCATCCACAAGGTCATTCCGGGAGATGGTGCGTTCTAGACAGAAACCCTGAGATAACGCATACCTCCGTGTTGTACCTGCATTGCCGCCGCTGCTCAGTGGGGGCGTGATCCACATTTGGCCCCGTAAGAAATACGGCGTAGTGATGCTGCCTTCCATAACCTCACCATCCGGGTTGACCATCAGTACCTCTGCAAGGTCTGTCGGCGACTTAATTCCCGCCCTCAGCCGTGCAGACGTGTACTCATCACGCGCGGTGGTTTTATGCGTGGTGAAGCCAGAAGGAGTTGTTGATTTGGTATCGACATAGACGCGCCATATCGGCAGGCTTGGGTTCGCATGTAGAGAGGGAATGAGCAAACTCATTAAATCAATGCTTGCTGTTGGGTTCGCCTCCACTCTCACATTCCCTTTATTGTTCACTACAATCCTAAGCCTCCACGGTTTGCTTCGGTCCGGAATTGACGCGTTGAGAAACTTCTCGAAGTCTTGCAGGTCTTGTTGCAGCCAGTTTAGAGCCTCGTTCCATTGAAAATGAGCAGCAGCAGCTATGAGCCGGTCTTGGTTATAGGCAAGGAGGTAGTAGGGGGATTTGTGAGGATCAGGGTAGCTCGATGCATGGCGACACGCTGCACCTGAAAGGCCCGGGTCAAAGCGAAGGGAGGAAATAATCTCGAAAGATGGTGAATTTGAAAAGTTCTCggtcatttttttttggcgaaACTCAATGGCTTACGGTCTTAGCTGTAGTCACCAAATCAGTCTTGCTAAGTAGTAGATAAATCAACACGGCATTAATTCGGACGGAattcgaagaagaaaagggggAGGTGAGTGTACAAAAAGATCCGACGAGCCAACTCTGTTCAATCCGGACATTTGTTGTGGAGTGTTACCGGCGCAGTGCGCGTGATTGGCTAGCCCGGCCAGCGGAACCCTTGACTTTTCATCTGAGCTTCATCATTCCCGAACTTCCCCATCTATAACTCCTTCTGTCGAGGTCTGGTCAGTGAACGCATATTCTTCCATCTAAACCTGATTGTGCCTGACTTGCCGATTAAATACTGACATCTACATAAATTCAAAGAACTAGCCGTGTCGCTCCCTTTGCCTGGTTCGCTTACACATCATGTCGAACGAACTGCCGTTACCTACGCCCGCCCAAAATGTGGTGCTTGATACATCAAAGCTGACTGAGTCATCATCAGCATCGGTCTGGGATCGCATCACCAACTGGGTCTCAGAAAACAAAGCCGTTGTTTACACCATTGCCGGAGTTGCCGTTGTCGTGACCGGCGCTGGTGTTGTCTACTACCTGAACGATTCCAGCAAACCCACTCCCTCAGCAcccaagaagagcaagaacCAGCGgcggaaagaaaagaagaaggccgaggaagaaaaggctGCATCAGTGAAGGATGGTATGTGCTCATGTCTTAAACATGGTGGGTGGTCGTATGACTGACAAGGTTCCAGAGTCTCCCAAAAAGGCAGAGGAGCCCATTGATGAGCTTCCCGAGGTGGACGAGGCAACTATTGGACAGCTTTCCGAAGAGGTATGTCAAGCAACATTAATTCTCACACTTTTGCTGACAAGTCAAGACCCGCAACGCCTATGCGGCCAAGCTCAAAGCCGCCGGTAACAAGGCCTACGGAATTAAGGACTACCCCAACGCGATTGAGTTGTACGGGAAGGCCATTCTCTGCAAGCCCGACCCCGTATTCTACTCCAACCGCGCCGCCTGCTACAACGTCCAGTCCAACTGGGAGAAGGTCGTCGAGGACACCAGCGCCGCTCTCGCCATGGACAGCGAATACGTTAAGGCCCTCAACCGAAGAGCCATCGCGTATGAGCACCTTGAAAAGTACAGCGAGGCTCTCCTCGACTTCACAGCCAGCTGTATCATTGATGCCTTCTCCAACGATGTGAGCCGCAATTCGCTCGAACGTCTGTTGAAGAAGGTCGCCGAGAAGAAGAGCCAGGCTATTCTGGAAGCGCGCACCAAGAAGCTGCCTAGTGCCACCTTTGTATCCAACTACCTCCAGAGCTTCCGTCCCCAGGCCCTACCCGAGGGATTGGAGGAGTCGGTTGAGTTGAGCGATGAGTCTGGCTTGGGCCAGCTGCGAAAGGGTCTTCTTGCTATGGGCAAGAAGACTGCCGATGGCTACGAAGAGGCTGCCGCCGCTTTCGAGATGGCACTTGAGCTCGGTGAGCTCGGTGAATTTGAAGGATTGGCCCTCAACATGCGAGCCACCTTCACGTACCTCGGCGGCAACGCCACTGACGCTTTGGCTGACCTGGATAAGAGTGTCGAGCTTTCACCTTCCCTGGTTCAAAGCTACATCAAGCGTGCCAGCTTGCACCTAGAGCTTGGGAACAAGGATGCTGCGGCCGACGACTTTGAGCTTGCCATCACTCACAACA
Protein-coding sequences here:
- a CDS encoding Tryptophanyl-tRNA synthetase encodes the protein MANEATQPPALNSLSINEKTSDSKAIGQIVTPFDVSGGVDESGKLLPVDYEKLTREFGATPINAALLERFEKVTGHRPHRFMRRSIVFSHRDLSKILDKHEKGEPFFLYTGRGPSSDSMHVGHTVPFEFTKWLQDVFDVPLVIMMTDDEKFMHSQKIEIEDSKRYTKANAKDIIAVGFDMKKTFIFSDFEFIGGAFYENMCRMAKRITINSVKGTFGFNDSNNIGEFHFCATQSAAAFSTSFPHIFGTERKKVASIPCLIPCAIDQDPYFRQCREHAEKMKYKKPSLIHSIFLPALQGPGSKMSASVDSSAIFMSDTPNKIKNKINKHAFSGGQDTAELHRELGGNTKNDVPFQYLSFFLEDDEELERIRTDYEAGKMMTGEIKQKCIAELQAYVQGFQERRAQVTDEIMAEYMRPRPLEWKGNPNPVVVEKAKK
- a CDS encoding Aminotransferase, class IV is translated as MTENFSNSPSFEIISSLRFDPGLSGAACRHASSYPDPHKSPYYLLAYNQDRLIAAAAHFQWNEALNWLQQDLQDFEKFLNASIPDRSKPWRLRIVVNNKGNVRVEANPTASIDLMSLLIPSLHANPSLPIWRVYVDTKSTTPSGFTTHKTTARDEYTSARLRAGIKSPTDLAEVLMVNPDGEVMEGSITTPYFLRGQMWITPPLSSGGNAGTTRRYALSQGFCLERTISRNDLVDGELCWLSNGVRGFFRGQVIAK
- a CDS encoding Mitochondrial outer membrane translocase receptor (TOM70), putative, which produces MSNELPLPTPAQNVVLDTSKLTESSSASVWDRITNWVSENKAVVYTIAGVAVVVTGAGVVYYLNDSSKPTPSAPKKSKNQRRKEKKKAEEEKAASVKDESPKKAEEPIDELPEVDEATIGQLSEETRNAYAAKLKAAGNKAYGIKDYPNAIELYGKAILCKPDPVFYSNRAACYNVQSNWEKVVEDTSAALAMDSEYVKALNRRAIAYEHLEKYSEALLDFTASCIIDAFSNDVSRNSLERLLKKVAEKKSQAILEARTKKLPSATFVSNYLQSFRPQALPEGLEESVELSDESGLGQLRKGLLAMGKKTADGYEEAAAAFEMALELGELGEFEGLALNMRATFTYLGGNATDALADLDKSVELSPSLVQSYIKRASLHLELGNKDAAADDFELAITHNKDDPDIYYHRAQLHFILTELAEAAKDYQKSIDLDRSFIYSHIQLGVTQYKMGSVASAMATFRRTVKNFEEVPDVYNYYGELLLDQQNYSEAIEKFDKAVEMEKQSKPMGINVLPLINKALALFQWKHDFQEAENLCQKALIIDPECDIAVGTMAQLLLQQGKVSKALKYFERAAELARTEAEIINAISYAEATRTQLEVQEKYPQLAARLNTMGAMNGGAPGM